A single Macrobrachium nipponense isolate FS-2020 chromosome 5, ASM1510439v2, whole genome shotgun sequence DNA region contains:
- the LOC135215751 gene encoding plasminogen-binding group A streptococcal M-like protein PAM: protein MDLKLDREALQKEKKTFYLDYIDKKEELIRDEEKLTENLKRVAKEAMDLKLDREALEKEKRLFYIQVDEMRGELREEKEELITAQETLRKDIAAFNQEKEEFYRMQDLNERKDELKKDSRLKEKSQDTCSRSVGIGTKRQGPNSMQLMIEELEKFMEGFNKEVNGSRKCRAEKLADSLMLNMTGNIYRICRRIQSLKAKEK from the coding sequence ATGGACTTAAAATTGGATAGGGAAGCCCTCCAAAAAGAGAAGAAGACGTTCTACTTGGACTACATTGACAAGAAAGAAGAACTGATAAGGGATGAAGAGAAGCTCACCGAGAATCTCAAGAGGGTCGCTAAGGAAGCAATGGACTTGAAATTGGATAGGGAAGCCCTCGAGAAAGAGAAGAGGCTCTTCTATATCCAAGTCGATGAAATGAGAGGAGaactaagagaagaaaaagaggaactcATCACAGCGCAAGAGACACTCAGGAAGGACATTGCTGCCTTCAACCAGGAGAAAGAAGAATTCTATCGGATGCAAGACCTAAATGAAAGGAAAGACGAACTGAAAAAGGATTCGAGACTTAAGGAAAAGTCTCAGGATACATGCAGCAGATCAGTTGGCATTGGAACAAAGAGACAGGGGCCAAACAGCATGCAGCTTATGATCGAGGAATTAGAAAAATTCATGGAAGGTTTTAATAAAGAAGTTAATGGAAGCAGGAAGTGTAGAGCAGAAAAACTTGCAGACAGTCTTATGCTAAACATGACGGGCAACATTTATAGAATCTGCAGGAGAATACAATCGCTGAAAGCAAAGGAAAAGTGA